The proteins below are encoded in one region of Salipiger sp. H15:
- a CDS encoding TRAP transporter large permease subunit, translated as MTALLIFTGLILLLLTGIPIFAALGLTATVILLIFEGGIGSVADTVFAHLNKPILTTVPLFVFMAQVMIRAKVIDDLYAMAHTLIGHIRGGLGMATVMACTIFASISGSSVATALSVGSSAIPQMERYGYPRQSALGIVAAGGTLGILIPPSGPMILYAIVSEASIGALFLAGIIPGLLLALLFCLYSVASATLRGDDSPRFAGIPLILAAIRRSIWAILAPPVVMGGIYLGIFTAAEAAAAGSVYALAVAVLVYRNFGLRDLWDCAYASMRTSMMVFMIIAGAAMFGHAITIIRLPVGVTEMVAHLGLGPLGFILVVMAMIFVMGMFFESIAIILITTPILLPTMAALHIDLVWYGVLLMINLELAMITPPVGMNLFVIKGITPAPLAEIVRGAFPYVLIMILGLALLILMPGLATWLPYSAGFGQ; from the coding sequence ATGACGGCGCTGCTGATCTTCACCGGGCTCATCCTGCTGCTGCTGACCGGGATCCCCATCTTTGCCGCGCTCGGCCTCACCGCCACGGTCATCCTGCTGATTTTCGAGGGCGGCATCGGATCGGTCGCCGACACGGTCTTTGCCCATCTCAACAAGCCCATCCTGACCACGGTGCCGCTCTTCGTCTTCATGGCGCAGGTGATGATCCGGGCGAAGGTCATCGACGACCTCTACGCCATGGCGCACACGCTGATCGGCCACATCCGCGGCGGGCTCGGCATGGCCACGGTCATGGCCTGCACGATCTTCGCCTCGATCTCGGGCTCGTCGGTCGCCACGGCCCTCTCGGTCGGCTCGAGCGCGATCCCGCAGATGGAGCGCTACGGCTACCCGCGCCAGAGCGCGCTCGGCATCGTCGCGGCGGGTGGCACGCTCGGCATCCTGATCCCGCCCTCGGGTCCGATGATCCTCTATGCCATCGTCTCCGAGGCCTCGATCGGCGCGCTGTTCCTCGCCGGGATCATCCCGGGGCTGCTGCTCGCGCTGCTGTTCTGCCTCTACTCGGTCGCCAGCGCCACGCTGCGCGGCGACGACAGCCCGCGCTTTGCCGGGATTCCGCTGATCCTCGCCGCGATCCGCCGCTCGATCTGGGCCATCCTCGCGCCGCCGGTGGTCATGGGCGGCATCTACCTCGGCATCTTCACCGCCGCCGAGGCCGCCGCCGCCGGGTCGGTCTACGCGCTGGCCGTCGCGGTGCTCGTCTACCGCAACTTCGGGCTGCGCGATCTCTGGGACTGCGCCTATGCCTCGATGCGCACCTCGATGATGGTCTTCATGATCATCGCCGGGGCGGCCATGTTCGGCCATGCGATCACCATCATCCGCCTGCCCGTCGGCGTCACCGAGATGGTCGCCCATCTCGGCCTCGGCCCGCTTGGCTTCATCCTCGTGGTCATGGCGATGATCTTCGTGATGGGCATGTTCTTCGAGAGCATCGCGATCATCCTGATCACCACGCCGATCCTGCTGCCGACCATGGCGGCGCTGCACATCGACCTCGTCTGGTACGGCGTGCTGCTGATGATCAACCTCGAGCTGGCGATGATCACCCCTCCGGTCGGCATGAACCTCTTCGTGATCAAGGGCATCACCCCTGCCCCGCTGGCCGAGATCGTGCGCGGCGCCTTTCCCTACGTGCTGATCATGATCCTCGGGCTGGCGCTGCTGATCCTGATGCCGGGCCTCGCGACCTGGCTGCCCTATTCGGCGGGCTTCGGGCAGTAG
- a CDS encoding TRAP transporter small permease, whose amino-acid sequence MSRTQDDTGAAGTAPLTERALTPLVRLGAALSTALILATLVLTTFSALMRYAFDRPPVWVDALNGFLLVAIVAFGVAEAYRRNDHISIDLVTQALRGRARTVAAVFSDLCVLAFCAVLGISTWESIGFARMFGAYTSGAIEIESWIPQVPLLCGAVLLGAFAVARLLGHLFGKGRT is encoded by the coding sequence ATGAGCCGCACGCAGGACGACACGGGGGCGGCCGGGACCGCCCCCCTCACCGAACGCGCGCTGACGCCCCTCGTCCGGCTGGGCGCGGCGCTCAGCACCGCGCTTATCCTGGCAACGCTCGTGCTGACGACCTTCTCGGCCCTGATGCGCTACGCCTTCGACCGGCCTCCGGTCTGGGTCGATGCGCTGAACGGTTTCCTGCTGGTCGCCATCGTCGCCTTCGGCGTGGCCGAGGCCTACCGGCGCAACGACCACATCTCGATCGACCTCGTGACCCAGGCGCTGCGCGGAAGGGCCCGCACCGTGGCCGCGGTGTTCAGTGATCTCTGCGTGCTCGCCTTCTGCGCCGTGCTCGGCATCAGCACATGGGAGTCTATCGGCTTTGCCCGGATGTTCGGCGCCTACACCTCCGGCGCCATCGAGATCGAAAGCTGGATCCCGCAGGTGCCGCTGCTCTGCGGTGCCGTGCTGCTCGGCGCCTTCGCCGTGGCGCGGCTGCTGGGGCATCTTTTCGGGAAAGGCCGGACATGA
- the dctP gene encoding TRAP transporter substrate-binding protein DctP, with protein MDFKALGIAAAMATLTSTAASADPTAMRCSHQLPPAHSVAKVIDRWAEEVETLSNGEIDVQVFGADSLVGANENILAVAKGEIECAFSVQFQWGKTLPIMTVTTAPYAFSDMRIWRNWDGSEAAQFLEEKLRSKGVENVVWLFQTNSSVFTSKGKPLAGPEDFAGMKIRGLSPAFDAGLAALGASPSAMPGSEVYQALATGVLDGALTGADAAVSRKYYEVQDQFVVSPVISVYFHGYLNPKFYQGLSDTAKAALDKAGHEAALWAVEAGEAAQQAAPAELEAKGVAVRTATEEENAAMEALMRPAFDEKFGTEDPDSAKLLELVEQLKSGA; from the coding sequence ATGGACTTCAAAGCGCTTGGCATCGCCGCGGCGATGGCGACCCTGACATCGACGGCGGCTTCCGCCGATCCCACCGCCATGCGGTGCAGCCACCAGCTGCCGCCCGCCCATTCCGTCGCCAAGGTGATCGACCGCTGGGCGGAGGAGGTCGAGACGCTGTCGAACGGCGAGATCGACGTGCAGGTCTTCGGGGCGGACAGCCTCGTCGGGGCCAACGAGAACATCCTCGCCGTCGCCAAGGGCGAGATCGAATGCGCCTTCTCGGTGCAGTTCCAGTGGGGCAAGACGCTGCCCATCATGACCGTGACCACCGCGCCCTACGCCTTCTCGGACATGCGGATCTGGCGCAACTGGGATGGGTCCGAGGCGGCGCAGTTCCTCGAAGAGAAGCTGCGCTCGAAAGGGGTCGAGAACGTCGTCTGGCTGTTCCAGACCAATTCCTCGGTCTTCACCTCCAAGGGCAAGCCGCTGGCAGGGCCCGAGGATTTCGCGGGCATGAAGATCCGCGGCCTCTCGCCGGCCTTCGACGCGGGGCTCGCGGCGCTTGGCGCCTCGCCCTCGGCGATGCCCGGCTCCGAGGTCTACCAGGCGCTGGCGACCGGCGTGCTCGACGGCGCGCTGACCGGGGCGGATGCCGCCGTGTCGCGCAAGTACTACGAGGTGCAGGACCAGTTCGTCGTGAGCCCGGTGATCTCGGTCTATTTCCACGGCTACCTCAACCCGAAGTTCTACCAGGGCCTCTCGGACACCGCCAAGGCCGCGCTCGACAAGGCCGGCCACGAGGCGGCGCTCTGGGCCGTCGAGGCGGGCGAGGCCGCGCAGCAGGCCGCCCCGGCCGAGCTCGAGGCCAAGGGCGTCGCGGTCCGGACCGCGACGGAGGAGGAGAATGCCGCGATGGAGGCGCTGATGCGCCCCGCCTTCGACGAGAAGTTCGGCACCGAGGACCCCGACAGCGCCAAGCTGCTCGAGCTGGTCGAGCAGCTGAAGTCCGGCGCCTGA
- a CDS encoding hydroxymethylglutaryl-CoA lyase has protein sequence MSADVLKAYPASKLAIREVGLRDGLQMTARWPSTPKKLEWVDREAAAGVRYFEVGSFLPADKAPRFADVREVIAAVSRHPGAHGIALALNQRGATDALATGVQEITVVISASEAHNAANVRRTQEQSLAEIANVVRLRDEAGSKTIINAGIAMAFGCSLSGAVPEDAVLRMIDRCLEAGVDMVGVADTVGYAGPRQVSSLCRRIAERLGPLPFVLHLHDTRGTGIANAGAALDAGCRILDASLAGLGGCPFAPGATGNVVIEDLVFLAETMGFRTGIDLEKLVALRDIPAGEMPGEALSGALAKAGPPRAMSWQAARP, from the coding sequence ATGAGCGCCGACGTGCTGAAGGCCTATCCCGCGTCAAAGCTCGCCATCCGCGAGGTCGGCCTGCGCGACGGGCTGCAGATGACCGCTCGCTGGCCCTCGACGCCGAAGAAGCTCGAATGGGTGGACCGCGAGGCGGCGGCGGGCGTGCGGTATTTCGAGGTCGGCTCGTTCCTGCCGGCCGACAAGGCGCCCCGCTTCGCCGACGTGCGCGAGGTGATCGCCGCGGTGAGCCGCCATCCGGGCGCCCACGGCATCGCGCTCGCGCTGAACCAGCGCGGCGCCACCGATGCTCTGGCCACCGGCGTGCAGGAGATCACCGTGGTGATCTCGGCCAGCGAAGCGCACAACGCGGCCAACGTCCGGCGCACGCAGGAACAGAGCCTTGCCGAGATCGCCAATGTCGTGCGGCTGCGCGACGAGGCCGGTTCCAAGACGATCATCAACGCGGGCATCGCCATGGCCTTCGGCTGCTCGCTCTCCGGCGCGGTGCCCGAGGACGCGGTGCTGCGGATGATCGACCGCTGCCTCGAGGCGGGTGTCGACATGGTCGGCGTCGCCGACACGGTGGGTTACGCCGGCCCGCGGCAGGTCAGCAGCCTCTGCCGCCGGATCGCGGAACGCCTTGGCCCGCTGCCCTTCGTGCTGCACCTGCATGACACGCGCGGCACCGGCATCGCCAACGCGGGAGCGGCGCTCGACGCGGGCTGCCGCATCCTCGACGCCTCGCTCGCCGGGCTCGGCGGCTGCCCCTTCGCCCCCGGCGCCACCGGCAACGTGGTGATCGAGGACCTCGTGTTCCTCGCCGAAACCATGGGGTTCCGCACCGGCATCGACCTCGAAAAGCTCGTCGCCCTGCGCGACATCCCCGCGGGCGAGATGCCGGGCGAGGCGCTTTCCGGCGCGCTGGCGAAGGCCGGGCCGCCGCGCGCGATGAGCTGGCAGGCCGCGCGCCCTTGA
- a CDS encoding CoA transferase — protein sequence MTEKPLDGIRVVEMSHMVMGPSTGMFLGFLGAEVIKVEPPQGDKTRDLTGMGAGFFPTFNRGKKSVTLDVKDPADLARLHGLIATADVFVENFRDETLAKMGLAPDQLRAACPSLIVASCKGFLNGPYEHRAAMDEVVQMMTGMAYMTGPSGRPLRIGSSANDIMGGLFTAYGVLAALIQRGKTGAGSAVRAGLFENCLLLVAQHMVQFDIEGTEAPPLPERVFSWPVYDLFPTADGRQIFVGAATDGQWEKLCRALGLEHLLADPRLQGRPAQIAARDWTLPQVAAKIAARPFAEMVRLMEESDLLFAPVSRPAEMYDDPHVNRPGGLFTSHYAGKKDFRAPSLPVQIDGAPVVSRSVDVPGIGQHNAEILGALEAAR from the coding sequence ATGACCGAGAAACCCCTCGACGGGATCCGCGTGGTCGAGATGAGCCACATGGTGATGGGCCCCTCGACCGGCATGTTCCTCGGCTTTCTCGGCGCCGAGGTGATCAAGGTCGAGCCGCCGCAGGGCGACAAGACGCGCGATCTGACCGGCATGGGCGCGGGTTTCTTCCCCACCTTCAACCGCGGCAAGAAGTCGGTCACCCTCGACGTGAAGGACCCCGCGGATCTTGCCCGGCTGCACGGGCTCATCGCCACGGCGGATGTCTTCGTCGAGAATTTCCGCGACGAGACGCTCGCGAAGATGGGCCTTGCGCCCGACCAGCTGCGCGCCGCCTGCCCTTCGCTGATCGTCGCCTCGTGCAAGGGGTTCCTCAACGGCCCCTACGAGCACCGCGCGGCGATGGACGAGGTGGTGCAGATGATGACCGGCATGGCCTACATGACCGGGCCGAGCGGCCGCCCGCTGCGCATCGGCTCCTCCGCCAACGACATCATGGGGGGCCTCTTCACCGCCTATGGCGTACTTGCCGCGCTCATCCAGCGGGGCAAGACCGGCGCGGGCAGCGCCGTGCGCGCCGGGCTCTTCGAGAATTGCCTGCTGCTGGTCGCCCAGCACATGGTGCAGTTCGACATCGAGGGCACCGAGGCGCCGCCCCTGCCCGAGCGGGTGTTTTCATGGCCGGTCTACGACCTCTTCCCCACCGCCGACGGGCGGCAGATCTTCGTCGGCGCCGCCACCGACGGCCAATGGGAGAAGCTCTGCCGCGCGCTCGGGCTCGAGCACCTGCTGGCGGATCCGCGCCTGCAGGGCCGCCCCGCCCAGATCGCGGCCCGCGACTGGACCCTGCCGCAGGTCGCCGCGAAGATCGCCGCGCGGCCCTTCGCCGAGATGGTCCGGCTGATGGAGGAGAGCGACCTGCTCTTCGCCCCGGTCTCGCGCCCGGCCGAGATGTACGACGATCCGCACGTGAACCGCCCCGGCGGGCTCTTCACCTCGCACTACGCGGGCAAGAAGGATTTCCGCGCCCCGTCGCTGCCGGTGCAGATCGACGGCGCGCCGGTGGTGTCGCGCTCGGTCGACGTGCCGGGCATCGGCCAGCACAACGCCGAGATCCTCGGCGCGCTGGAGGCCGCCCGATGA